The window CAACGAAAACGCGATGAGCCTTTATACCCCAGCGCGTATGGCGTTGCGGTTTTACCTGTTCGAGAACTTTCTGCTGCCGTCGCTCCGGGGGCAGTCTGACAGTAACTTTGTCTGTTTAATCCTAACCTCCGATATCATGCCGCAGGTTTATCTGGACCGGCTCCGCGCAATTTGTGCCCAAGACGCCCATCTTGAGCTTTTGGTCTCTTCCGAGGTGACGGTCCATGAGGCGATTTGGCCAAGGCTGTCAGAACTGAATGCCCAAGCGGGTCATCCGCTGGTGCAGTTTCGCATTGACGACGATGATTGTTTGTCACGCGATTATGTGCAGGAATTGCGGATGTTTATGACCCGCCTCGGTGACAGGCTGCCAATCAGCTATTCACGCTCAAACGGGCTGGTCATTACCAATTATGCAGATGACGCCGACATGGTGATCTATAAGGCCAATCTGCCCTTCAACAGCATGGGCACGGCCATTCGCGTGCACGGCGAGCGAACGATTTTTTCCTTTGGCCATAACGCGCTTCACAAACGCTTTCCTGCGATCGTGGATAATTCCGGCATGGGCTATATCTCGATCAAGATCGACGGCCACGACTCTGAGCCGATCAGCATGGCGATGCCCCACATCCGCAATAGCCATGTTCCTGCAAGCAGTGAAGAAACAGAGGTAATCTTGTCTAAATGGTTTCCGTTCCTGAGTGACGGTACGCGCGCGCGATATGATGTTCTGGTCGAACAGATAAATCATGCAGCGCATCTGTCAGGTAGCGGCCAAGCAATTGCCGCTTCCTGATCGGTATGACGCAGGTCATTAGCATATTTGAACGTATCGGCCTTGGTGGTGGTGGCAAGGTAAAGGCGGTCTACCATCGCCTCAACGCCTTGGCCGAAATGGAGGAGTTTGACCCCGTTCTGTTGGACCTCGACCATAGTCCACGACAAAAGCTCAACTTCGCCGAGCTGCAATCGAATGGTACGCTGGTACCCCGCGTGCGTCTGTTGACCTTGCCGCAGGCTTGCTACGACGCAGCTCTGGCCGCGGGCACTGCTCCCTTTTCGGACTTTCCTGAACCAGATGAGATTGAGGTGAAGCCAAGCAAAACAGTTTACTATCGTGACGGTGTCGCTGTGATGGTGGATAAATCCAAACAAACGGCGATTGGCAGTGTTACGAAACGTACCGTTGAACATCCTTTGGGTGCCATGCTTTACACATTGATTGATGGTGCCGTTCACCAAATGGTGCAGCGTAAGTTGGACGGGACAGTTGAGACGACGGATTTTGTGAACGCTATTCCTATACGCTGGCTCAAAACCAGAGATCGCAAATTCGAGATCGGGAAAAACCTGATTACAGGCCAATTTTGTCGTACGTCGCGCGTATTCGTGCGTAACCTGTTTGAAATGGCTGACTTTCAGGACGCAGTGATGTTTTTCGATGGTGTGACGTCCGCGTATCTATCGCCTGCAACGCAAGCAAAGCGTGCGTTATTCCTGCATGCCGATCACCGGGGGCCCGAAGGCGGTATCGTGCCACGGTCGAAATTCCTGATCGAGAACTTTCAGGGAGAAGCAATCGTTACGTCGACCAACGTACATAAGGCGCAGATCGAGGAGGATGTTATCCCATCAGCGGATGTGCATGTCGTGCCGCATGTTTGCGAAACGGACCGTGCGGACGGCGGTGCGCGTGAACATCTCGTGACGGTGTCGCGGTTGGAGCTGGTGGGCAAGCCGATTGATGAATGCATTTCGGCATTCTGCCAGATCAAAGATGAGTTCCCGCAGGTTGATTATCTTATCTACGGTCTTGGTGCTGGGCAGCAGAAGCTTGAAGCACAGATCACGGCATTGGGCTGTGGCGACAGGGTTAAGTTGGCAGGTTATACTGATAACCCCCTAGACGTGTTTCAGAATGCGATTGCTTCGGTGTATCCGACCACGACCGAAGGTTTTGGCCTTTCTATCCTTGAGGCGCTGTCCAAAGGTTGTCCGGTGCTGACCTATGACGTGAATTATGGTCCGCGGGAAATGGTCAAACCGGGCGTTAACGGAGAGCTTGTCGCGCGAGGTGACATACCGCAGATTGCGGATGCCATGCGCAGGATCTTGCGGCAACCCGCGCAGTACCAGCAGGGCACAACCGTTGGGCTTGAGCGCTATTCGCGGCAGGCTTATCTGGATAACTACCGCACTCTTGTGACGGGTTTGGCGCAAAAGCGCCGCACTGACTGAGTTAAAGAAGACGCGTTGCTTCCGGTTGCGCATTGACTCCCCTTCGTTCCTCCGTATAAGCGCGACTTCGTTGGTGTTGGTGGATCCTGCAAAGGAAACCCTGTCGGAGTGCAAACTCAAAGGACAACGCCCTTTACCGCCCATTCGGGCCTTATAAGGAGAACAGCCGTGACTAAACGCACCGCTGCCAAGCACAAAATTGACCGCCGTATGGGCGAAAACATCTGGGGCCGTCCAAAGTCACCAGTAAACCGTCGTGAATATGGCCCCGGCCAGCATGGTCAGCGCCGTAAGGGCAAGATTTCCGATTTCGGTATCCAGCTGCGCGCCAAGCAGAAGCTTAAAGGCTACTACGGCGACCTGACCGAAAAGCAGTTCCGTCGCATCTATGGCGAAGCCGAGCGTGTAAAAGGCGATACAGGTGAAAACCTGATCGGTCTGCTGGAGCGTCGCCTTGACGCGGTTATCTACCGCGCCAAGTTCGTTGCAACAGTCTTTGCTGCACGCCAGTTTGTGAACCACCGCCACGTGCGCGTGAACGGCAAGCTCGTGAACATCCCTTCCTACCGTGTAAAAGAGGGCGACGTGATCGAAGTGCGTGACCGTTCCAAGCAGATGGTTGCACTGATCGAAGCCACACAGCTGGCCGAGCGCGATGTGCCAGACTACATCGATGCGGATCACTCCAAAATGACAGCGACATTCGTGCGCACACCTACGCTGGGCGATGTTCCTTACCCTGTCGTAATGGAACCAAACCTCGTCGTGGAATTCTACGCGAAGAACTAATCTTCGCCACCACAGGTTACGAAATTTTAAGCGCCCTGCCGGATTTCCGGCGGGGCGCTTTCTTTTGCTGGTGGTCATGATGGAGCGGCAGAATCGCGCGGGTGCAAATCGCGTCTGGTTGCCGGAGGGCTGAACGGTTAAAAGGGCCGCAACAATTAAAGAGTCCTGTTATGACACAAATGATCACGCCCCAACC is drawn from Sulfitobacter sp. S223 and contains these coding sequences:
- a CDS encoding glycosyltransferase, with translation MTQVISIFERIGLGGGGKVKAVYHRLNALAEMEEFDPVLLDLDHSPRQKLNFAELQSNGTLVPRVRLLTLPQACYDAALAAGTAPFSDFPEPDEIEVKPSKTVYYRDGVAVMVDKSKQTAIGSVTKRTVEHPLGAMLYTLIDGAVHQMVQRKLDGTVETTDFVNAIPIRWLKTRDRKFEIGKNLITGQFCRTSRVFVRNLFEMADFQDAVMFFDGVTSAYLSPATQAKRALFLHADHRGPEGGIVPRSKFLIENFQGEAIVTSTNVHKAQIEEDVIPSADVHVVPHVCETDRADGGAREHLVTVSRLELVGKPIDECISAFCQIKDEFPQVDYLIYGLGAGQQKLEAQITALGCGDRVKLAGYTDNPLDVFQNAIASVYPTTTEGFGLSILEALSKGCPVLTYDVNYGPREMVKPGVNGELVARGDIPQIADAMRRILRQPAQYQQGTTVGLERYSRQAYLDNYRTLVTGLAQKRRTD
- a CDS encoding putative rhamnosyl transferase, translating into MSYLLEPAIGICRFSFCGKGDWRLSRAAKTPEQIKKMRNENAMSLYTPARMALRFYLFENFLLPSLRGQSDSNFVCLILTSDIMPQVYLDRLRAICAQDAHLELLVSSEVTVHEAIWPRLSELNAQAGHPLVQFRIDDDDCLSRDYVQELRMFMTRLGDRLPISYSRSNGLVITNYADDADMVIYKANLPFNSMGTAIRVHGERTIFSFGHNALHKRFPAIVDNSGMGYISIKIDGHDSEPISMAMPHIRNSHVPASSEETEVILSKWFPFLSDGTRARYDVLVEQINHAAHLSGSGQAIAAS
- the rpsD gene encoding 30S ribosomal protein S4, encoding MTKRTAAKHKIDRRMGENIWGRPKSPVNRREYGPGQHGQRRKGKISDFGIQLRAKQKLKGYYGDLTEKQFRRIYGEAERVKGDTGENLIGLLERRLDAVIYRAKFVATVFAARQFVNHRHVRVNGKLVNIPSYRVKEGDVIEVRDRSKQMVALIEATQLAERDVPDYIDADHSKMTATFVRTPTLGDVPYPVVMEPNLVVEFYAKN